In Paenibacillus hexagrammi, the following are encoded in one genomic region:
- a CDS encoding polysaccharide lyase family protein → MKRKQSSISIMIMVAVMFTLILGSFNPKSAFAAEQQFPLKFDFGTSSSVVADGYIGVGPSLIYTAEKGYGLNQAIDSRDRSTNSNSLLRDFVISSQSYTFQVDLPNDVYNVKVIAGDDIASNRTAVTAEGIDLGSTSTPKGQFAELNASVPVTEGKMVFTITGNDGRLNGIEISRSGDGDNTPPQDVTLVDNGSTVTLKNSKISFDVNKTTANISSIFFTDSKNPYFNLVGGQNGRGYYLANYSVDGTSYQKGISGADFKVVSQTPERAEISMTVNDPSTLQFYLEVHMVLEKDSPGFYYYTVYKYPDTMPDGLSIGQLRYAFALGDPSFTYFAVDDQRGIQQRPTIDDLSNDTTLQDTTYLLPGADLPEGRIYSKYQNISNMEGDNHVFMASNGKVGVSIIQASKEYVDGGPTKQDLTVHDYYNGEILLWHEHTGHYGTPAIEPAKGWEKVYGPFYLYVNEGSGSDASVANVQEMWEDAKAKASEEQAKWPYTWITDPTYAASSRSDVSGKLEISDGSSANEAHVILSRPGIDWQLDTESYTYSARAGADGKFTIPAVRPGTYTLTAFVDGVMGEYKQENITVGSATPLDLGTIRWTPAKYGDLVWQIGTPDRSAEEFHVYGGEEGFRKHLTWLEYPYEFPNGVDFKIGESDPKTDWNYFQPMFKTPGTPTQLDLRGTTEDQSLTEWKIRFDSDGYQEGTATLNIALASSVFGSLDVKLNGTPVGSFETLPGPPGDNALYRLAVRSVYRQLDPIQFDANLIHEGENIITLSPHQTPTAPTSDDWMNPMASIMYDAIRLEVADDAAPAGPISAVLNASDQVTGGAEFEVAYGLESVTDSVYAQDLTFTYDPSAVEFDSAESVKEGLQIISKKEASGQVRLLLASLGSENAVQSAGDLVKLKFKAKSDAASASTVITLTQAVISNGNGDETELAAAAKSIAIIPVNPSIPGDMNGEGHVTVGDLAIVASGYGKTSSDADWATYKAADLSGDGKIGIEDLAQIARLILGME, encoded by the coding sequence ATGAAACGAAAACAAAGCTCAATATCCATCATGATAATGGTGGCCGTTATGTTCACTCTTATTCTAGGCAGCTTCAATCCCAAATCAGCGTTTGCTGCCGAGCAGCAATTTCCTCTAAAATTTGATTTCGGCACGTCATCAAGTGTGGTGGCCGACGGCTATATAGGAGTTGGGCCTTCACTGATCTACACGGCGGAGAAAGGCTACGGGCTAAACCAAGCGATCGACTCTCGCGATCGTTCGACCAATTCGAATTCTCTGCTGAGAGATTTTGTGATCTCAAGCCAATCCTATACCTTTCAGGTTGATCTGCCAAATGATGTATATAATGTGAAGGTAATCGCAGGAGACGACATTGCGTCGAACAGAACGGCAGTTACTGCAGAAGGTATTGATCTTGGGTCGACAAGCACGCCAAAAGGACAGTTCGCAGAACTGAACGCTTCCGTTCCTGTTACGGAAGGCAAGATGGTGTTCACGATCACTGGGAACGACGGACGTCTGAACGGTATTGAGATCAGCAGGTCGGGGGACGGAGACAACACACCTCCGCAAGATGTTACACTCGTCGATAACGGCAGCACCGTTACGCTGAAGAACTCCAAAATTTCCTTCGATGTCAATAAAACAACGGCAAATATATCATCGATCTTTTTTACCGACAGTAAAAATCCTTATTTCAACTTAGTAGGAGGCCAAAACGGCAGAGGCTATTATCTGGCCAATTATAGTGTTGACGGCACATCCTATCAGAAAGGCATATCGGGAGCCGACTTCAAGGTGGTCTCTCAAACGCCTGAACGCGCAGAGATTTCCATGACGGTCAATGATCCGAGCACCCTTCAATTCTACCTGGAAGTTCATATGGTGCTGGAGAAAGACTCACCGGGCTTCTATTATTACACGGTTTATAAGTATCCCGATACGATGCCTGACGGCTTAAGCATCGGTCAATTAAGATATGCTTTTGCGCTCGGCGATCCTTCCTTTACTTACTTTGCCGTGGACGATCAGCGCGGTATTCAGCAAAGACCGACCATTGACGATTTGAGCAACGATACTACGCTTCAAGATACTACGTATCTGCTGCCAGGCGCCGACTTGCCTGAGGGCAGAATCTATTCAAAATATCAGAATATCTCGAATATGGAAGGCGACAATCATGTGTTTATGGCTTCCAACGGCAAGGTCGGCGTATCCATCATTCAAGCGAGTAAGGAATATGTGGACGGCGGACCAACCAAGCAGGATTTAACGGTTCATGATTACTATAACGGGGAAATTCTGCTGTGGCATGAGCATACCGGCCATTACGGAACTCCTGCAATCGAGCCTGCGAAAGGCTGGGAAAAGGTCTATGGCCCCTTCTACTTGTATGTAAATGAAGGCTCCGGTTCGGATGCATCTGTTGCCAATGTGCAGGAGATGTGGGAGGACGCCAAAGCGAAAGCAAGCGAGGAGCAAGCCAAATGGCCGTATACCTGGATTACCGATCCGACCTATGCGGCGTCCAGCCGATCTGATGTGAGCGGAAAGCTGGAAATTTCCGACGGCTCCTCCGCAAACGAGGCACATGTCATTCTATCGCGTCCTGGCATAGATTGGCAGCTGGATACAGAAAGCTATACATATTCGGCTCGCGCCGGTGCTGACGGTAAATTTACGATTCCTGCCGTACGTCCGGGCACCTATACGCTGACGGCCTTTGTAGATGGCGTAATGGGAGAATATAAACAAGAAAATATCACGGTGGGAAGCGCCACTCCGCTTGATCTTGGTACGATAAGATGGACACCTGCAAAATATGGAGACCTGGTCTGGCAGATCGGTACACCGGACCGCTCAGCCGAGGAATTCCATGTATACGGCGGAGAAGAGGGCTTTAGAAAGCATTTGACCTGGCTGGAGTATCCGTATGAATTCCCGAATGGTGTTGACTTTAAAATCGGAGAAAGCGATCCGAAAACAGACTGGAACTACTTCCAGCCGATGTTTAAGACACCAGGCACCCCAACTCAGCTGGATCTGCGAGGCACAACGGAAGACCAGTCGCTAACCGAATGGAAAATCCGCTTTGATTCGGATGGATATCAGGAAGGTACCGCAACCTTGAATATTGCCCTTGCAAGCTCTGTATTCGGTTCTCTCGATGTAAAGCTGAACGGTACCCCCGTCGGGAGCTTTGAAACACTGCCGGGGCCCCCTGGAGACAACGCCTTATACCGATTGGCTGTTCGCAGTGTGTACCGACAATTGGATCCCATTCAATTTGATGCAAATCTGATTCATGAGGGAGAGAACATCATAACGCTCTCGCCGCATCAAACTCCTACTGCCCCGACCTCCGACGATTGGATGAACCCTATGGCCAGCATCATGTATGATGCCATTCGGTTAGAGGTAGCGGATGATGCGGCTCCAGCAGGCCCAATCAGCGCAGTACTGAACGCCTCGGATCAAGTTACCGGCGGTGCGGAATTCGAAGTTGCTTATGGTCTAGAGAGTGTCACAGATAGCGTCTATGCTCAAGATCTGACCTTCACTTATGATCCGTCCGCAGTTGAATTTGACTCAGCGGAATCCGTCAAGGAAGGACTTCAGATCATCAGCAAGAAGGAAGCTTCCGGTCAGGTGCGGCTACTGCTCGCAAGCTTGGGCTCGGAGAATGCTGTGCAATCAGCAGGAGATCTCGTGAAGCTGAAATTCAAAGCAAAGTCAGATGCCGCTTCAGCCAGCACTGTCATTACTTTAACTCAAGCAGTTATTTCTAACGGAAACGGCGATGAAACGGAACTTGCAGCTGCTGCGAAATCGATCGCGATCATACCTGTTAATCCTTCGATACCGGGAGATATGAACGGAGAAGGTCATGTAACCGTTGGGGATCTGGCTATCGTGGCAAGCGGCTACGGCAAAACCAGCAGCGATGCGGACTGGGCTACCTACAAAGCAGCGGACCTGAGTGGCGATGGTAAGATTGGAATTGAAGATCTGGCTCAAATCGCACGATTGATTCTAGGGATGGAATAG
- a CDS encoding GDSL-type esterase/lipase family protein, with protein MDLPNGDYTVSLIAGDESEATDVAIKAETIQKVQETSKEAGEYLETSFDIALIDGQLNLQFSGTAPKINAIVITKLPERQAGEKPDVYIAGDSTVQTYDPYWRPQAGWGQMIPKFFTDDVHFLNKAIGGRSSKSFIVEGRLDEILREIKPGDYFLVQFGHNDSTISVPERYASVADYKVYLKSYVNGARQRGATPILVTPMGRRSFDEATGKFNVSFAGYVAGMKEVAQELNVKLVDLSTLSVAYYDSIGPAASLSVFLHVEPGVYAAFPNGDADDTHFQEYGAIQLARLLSGGIRELSLPLSGYVKDIEVPAEVPAKPTGLTASSISNAAAVLKWDTVTGADIYRIYRKLATDTDYTMVGSSTIPTASIGSMQDNTTYDVRISAVNGRGESDMSDRLSITTKSATYKYDMGTVTSPVMEGYTAITFDSVYTPEKGYGITSTEGMITRERTGGNELTNDWLGYFSNNWEFKVDVPNGTYAVKLYVGDYLGTAKTDVTVEGQSYGTVSAPSKSVTEKVINEVNVTDGQINFVFGGATGIVNGVELTPLDQSPVSDETSTTLTGSSTVASGQPFYLTYGLSGITENVYAQDLTITYDPNQVEFVSAESLQEGYQMLAVSDPEATPGSVRIIAAALGQDSALQAGGDLLKLNWKALSQSGEAAILVSKAILANGEGTESAALGTSKTIQIQATADKTTLLTAIADAQAKHDSAIEGDHAGQYPAGAKAALQTAIDQAKTIVNDASATQEQVEQAVQELNTAVQAFLSSVHTASPGDMNGDGAFTVGDLAIVAAAYGKTSADAEWSSYQEADIVQDGIIDIQDLAAVASKILE; from the coding sequence GTGGATCTTCCTAATGGCGATTACACCGTATCGCTAATTGCCGGGGATGAATCTGAAGCCACGGACGTTGCCATTAAAGCCGAAACGATTCAAAAAGTTCAGGAAACAAGTAAAGAAGCCGGCGAGTATCTCGAAACAAGCTTTGACATTGCGCTTATAGACGGACAGCTGAATCTCCAGTTCTCCGGTACAGCGCCGAAAATCAATGCGATTGTCATCACGAAGCTGCCGGAAAGGCAAGCGGGAGAGAAACCGGATGTCTACATCGCGGGAGATTCCACCGTTCAGACCTATGATCCATATTGGCGGCCGCAAGCCGGCTGGGGGCAAATGATTCCGAAATTTTTCACAGATGATGTCCATTTCTTGAATAAGGCAATCGGCGGCCGAAGCTCGAAGTCGTTTATCGTGGAAGGACGTTTGGACGAGATTCTTCGCGAGATCAAACCGGGGGATTATTTCCTTGTCCAGTTCGGTCATAATGATTCCACCATCAGCGTACCTGAGCGCTACGCTTCTGTTGCCGATTACAAAGTATATCTGAAAAGCTATGTGAACGGAGCGAGGCAGCGCGGAGCTACACCGATTCTGGTCACGCCGATGGGACGCCGCAGCTTCGACGAAGCCACAGGCAAGTTCAATGTAAGCTTCGCTGGTTATGTAGCGGGCATGAAAGAGGTCGCCCAAGAATTGAACGTGAAGTTGGTGGATTTAAGCACGCTGAGCGTGGCTTATTATGATTCAATTGGTCCCGCCGCATCACTATCCGTATTCCTGCATGTGGAGCCAGGTGTCTATGCCGCATTCCCTAACGGCGACGCAGACGATACGCATTTCCAGGAATATGGCGCGATCCAGCTAGCCCGCTTGCTCTCGGGAGGCATTAGAGAGTTAAGCTTGCCATTATCGGGGTATGTCAAGGATATTGAGGTTCCCGCTGAAGTGCCGGCGAAGCCGACAGGCTTAACTGCAAGCAGTATCAGCAATGCGGCTGCCGTGCTCAAATGGGATACAGTTACTGGCGCCGATATCTACAGAATTTACCGCAAGCTTGCCACTGATACAGATTATACGATGGTAGGATCGTCTACAATCCCAACCGCAAGCATAGGAAGTATGCAGGACAATACGACTTATGATGTTCGGATTTCAGCGGTGAACGGGCGTGGCGAATCGGATATGTCTGATAGGCTTTCCATTACAACGAAGTCAGCAACGTATAAATACGACATGGGAACAGTTACGAGTCCCGTCATGGAAGGATACACAGCGATTACTTTCGATTCGGTTTATACACCGGAGAAGGGCTACGGGATCACCTCTACGGAGGGCATGATCACTCGTGAGCGTACCGGCGGCAACGAATTGACAAACGACTGGCTGGGATATTTTTCAAACAACTGGGAGTTTAAGGTCGATGTTCCTAACGGAACTTACGCAGTGAAGTTATATGTGGGCGATTATCTGGGAACCGCCAAAACGGATGTTACAGTTGAAGGTCAAAGCTACGGTACGGTATCAGCGCCTAGCAAGTCTGTAACCGAAAAGGTGATTAACGAAGTAAATGTAACTGACGGTCAAATCAACTTTGTGTTCGGCGGTGCAACCGGTATTGTCAACGGTGTTGAGCTTACTCCACTGGATCAGTCACCTGTCTCTGATGAGACGTCAACGACATTAACTGGCTCATCCACTGTCGCATCCGGTCAACCTTTCTATTTGACATATGGACTAAGTGGCATCACAGAGAATGTGTATGCCCAGGACCTGACCATCACGTATGATCCTAACCAGGTGGAATTCGTTTCTGCGGAATCGCTCCAGGAAGGTTATCAAATGCTTGCTGTTTCCGACCCGGAAGCGACTCCGGGCAGCGTGCGCATCATTGCAGCCGCTCTGGGGCAGGACAGTGCGCTTCAAGCAGGAGGAGACTTGCTGAAGCTGAACTGGAAGGCGCTGTCCCAGTCGGGGGAAGCAGCCATCCTTGTGAGCAAGGCGATTCTTGCAAACGGCGAGGGTACGGAGAGTGCTGCGCTCGGTACTTCCAAAACCATACAGATTCAAGCAACAGCTGATAAAACGACTTTGCTTACAGCGATTGCCGACGCACAGGCGAAGCATGATTCGGCCATAGAAGGTGATCATGCCGGTCAATATCCTGCCGGAGCCAAAGCTGCACTCCAAACGGCTATCGATCAAGCGAAGACAATCGTGAATGATGCTTCGGCAACGCAGGAGCAGGTAGAGCAGGCCGTTCAAGAGCTGAATACGGCGGTTCAAGCTTTCCTGTCGTCCGTTCATACGGCATCTCCTGGCGATATGAACGGAGACGGAGCATTCACGGTCGGTGACCTGGCTATTGTGGCAGCCGCTTACGGCAAGACATCCGCAGATGCGGAGTGGTCCAGCTATCAAGAAGCCGATATTGTCCAAGACGGTATCATCGATATTCAGGATTTGGCGGCTGTTGCCAGCAAAATACTGGAGTAA
- a CDS encoding fibronectin type III domain-containing protein, protein MTRRKTKRALTVSIGAFMLASSVLPLTPQGVNTVHAETLSGVMKFDFGTQSSPVMSGYHQVHDGLLYTPELGYGLDKSVISRLRTGSDDLYNDFILGTDYTFMVDVPDGEYDVTVYSGDLLTGTSTTKTTVSLEGETKGTIQTKQAVAEETFHTTVTDGQLTVGITGVGAGGYVNGMVIEQVTQEPPAAPQGLAVSSVSASENESAVSLQWSNVPDAASYNVYRATFGSEEYTKLGSTDAAAYTDATAVFNNRYSYQVSAVNAAGLESAFSDAVTVEVKPPSEAPAAPADVSIIHIAEDEVSLSWTAVNYAASYTIFRSDEENGDYVEIGTTDSTNYTDTTADTSTAWYYKVKAVNVSGLSLFSSAARSTPYSAPQPLPEGTPIKFDFGSGAVADGYIGVASTTAYNEQLQYGFTDPSKVSAEDRGERTR, encoded by the coding sequence ATGACAAGAAGAAAAACTAAGCGTGCATTGACCGTATCCATTGGCGCCTTTATGCTGGCTTCCAGCGTATTGCCGCTCACTCCGCAGGGAGTAAATACAGTTCATGCCGAAACGCTGTCAGGCGTTATGAAGTTCGATTTTGGTACGCAATCAAGTCCGGTGATGAGTGGATATCATCAGGTGCATGACGGGCTGCTTTATACGCCGGAGCTGGGGTACGGGTTGGATAAGTCGGTTATTTCCAGACTTCGTACAGGATCGGATGATTTGTACAACGATTTTATTTTAGGTACGGATTATACCTTTATGGTGGATGTACCTGACGGAGAATATGATGTGACGGTCTATTCAGGCGATCTGCTGACGGGAACTTCAACGACCAAGACGACGGTTTCCCTGGAGGGTGAGACGAAAGGGACCATCCAAACGAAACAAGCGGTGGCTGAAGAGACATTTCATACCACAGTTACGGACGGTCAATTAACAGTTGGTATCACGGGGGTCGGCGCGGGCGGATATGTCAATGGTATGGTCATTGAACAGGTAACTCAGGAGCCGCCTGCTGCTCCGCAAGGACTTGCTGTAAGCTCCGTTTCTGCAAGCGAGAATGAATCCGCTGTAAGCTTGCAGTGGAGCAATGTGCCGGATGCTGCAAGCTACAATGTGTATCGGGCTACCTTCGGCAGCGAAGAGTATACCAAGCTCGGTTCGACTGACGCGGCCGCTTATACGGATGCTACAGCTGTGTTCAACAATCGTTACTCGTATCAGGTATCTGCGGTAAATGCCGCTGGTCTTGAATCCGCATTCAGCGACGCGGTTACGGTTGAGGTGAAGCCGCCAAGTGAGGCTCCCGCAGCACCTGCGGACGTGTCAATCATCCATATAGCAGAAGATGAAGTTAGTCTATCGTGGACGGCAGTGAACTATGCGGCGAGCTACACGATTTTCAGATCCGATGAGGAAAACGGTGACTACGTAGAAATCGGAACGACGGATTCGACGAATTACACGGACACCACGGCAGACACATCTACAGCTTGGTATTACAAAGTAAAAGCAGTGAATGTCAGCGGGCTGTCACTATTCTCCAGCGCTGCAAGGAGTACGCCTTACTCCGCACCGCAGCCGCTGCCGGAAGGCACCCCAATAAAGTTTGATTTTGGATCCGGTGCTGTGGCCGATGGATATATCGGGGTAGCTTCTACGACAGCATACAACGAGCAGTTACAATATGGATTTACTGATCCAAGCAAGGTCAGCGCTGAAGATAGGGGGGAGCGGACCCGCTGA
- a CDS encoding DUF4317 domain-containing protein gives MNKKELAHIRKQLKLDHDMLEIFTILNVYIMKESNEIYHFERQPFALLDREKQELYMANFKKLMTGELDQKMFELKFQEEAESPSQVLLHQGLVTGNPEEWQDLMLLLVDKMLADTKYEKDMVVTFVHGQYLKPTRVRTEESEESEKDEMFANPFILCSVNSTEQQRKTLMFDYVEREFKYNVFVDPIIKLNTPEQGFFYPSVTDNYSDVNRVLYCAGKAHEPNVPFIEQVLNAEMIVTALEERTYFEDIVKEVAGDQLDAATIAHVYEEIHRVIETNEEEEPPKLDYKDVERMLTVSGVEHVTEEKVERAFQNVIDDKNYEIKASSVMPKFTSKSIKIDTKVATISVSPQDLKFVRQVNFQGKRCILIEVDEDVVIEGFTLNTETL, from the coding sequence ATGAACAAGAAAGAACTTGCGCACATTCGCAAGCAGCTGAAGCTGGACCACGACATGCTTGAAATTTTTACGATTCTCAACGTGTATATCATGAAGGAAAGTAACGAAATCTATCATTTTGAACGTCAGCCGTTCGCCCTGTTGGACAGAGAGAAGCAGGAGCTTTATATGGCGAATTTCAAAAAGCTGATGACCGGTGAACTGGATCAAAAAATGTTCGAATTAAAGTTCCAGGAGGAAGCGGAGTCGCCTTCACAAGTGCTTCTCCATCAAGGCCTGGTGACGGGAAATCCGGAAGAATGGCAGGATCTGATGCTTCTGCTGGTGGACAAGATGCTGGCGGATACCAAATATGAAAAGGATATGGTCGTGACTTTCGTCCACGGACAGTATCTCAAACCGACTAGGGTCAGGACTGAGGAATCCGAGGAGAGCGAAAAGGACGAGATGTTCGCGAATCCGTTTATTTTGTGCAGCGTGAATTCTACAGAACAGCAGCGGAAAACGCTCATGTTTGATTACGTTGAACGGGAATTCAAGTATAATGTCTTTGTGGATCCGATCATTAAATTAAACACGCCGGAGCAAGGGTTCTTCTATCCGAGTGTGACGGATAACTATTCGGACGTGAATCGCGTTCTGTACTGCGCGGGCAAAGCCCATGAGCCGAATGTACCATTCATTGAGCAGGTCTTGAATGCTGAGATGATTGTGACGGCACTCGAGGAGAGAACCTATTTTGAGGATATTGTGAAGGAAGTAGCGGGGGATCAGCTTGATGCTGCAACGATCGCTCATGTCTATGAGGAAATTCATCGTGTCATCGAGACTAACGAAGAAGAAGAACCTCCCAAGCTCGATTATAAAGATGTGGAGCGTATGCTGACCGTGAGCGGCGTGGAGCACGTGACAGAGGAAAAAGTGGAACGAGCGTTTCAAAACGTCATCGACGATAAGAACTATGAAATCAAAGCGAGCAGCGTCATGCCGAAGTTTACTTCGAAATCGATTAAGATTGATACGAAAGTCGCCACCATTTCCGTCAGTCCGCAGGATTTAAAGTTCGTGAGACAGGTCAACTTTCAAGGAAAACGATGCATTCTCATCGAGGTTGATGAGGATGTCGTGATCGAAGGATTTACACTGAACACGGAAACGTTGTAG
- a CDS encoding helix-turn-helix domain-containing protein produces MKIMAKTDIFIRARIMKGYSQRDLAKHSGLSHAYISLLERSVKPVGPATAKKLSELLEKSMEDLFRIEIM; encoded by the coding sequence ATGAAGATCATGGCAAAGACCGATATATTCATCAGAGCAAGGATTATGAAGGGATATTCACAGAGGGATTTGGCCAAGCATTCCGGATTAAGTCATGCGTATATCAGCCTCTTGGAGCGCTCCGTGAAACCGGTCGGACCTGCTACAGCCAAGAAGCTCAGCGAATTGCTGGAGAAGAGCATGGAGGATTTGTTTCGGATTGAAATTATGTAA
- a CDS encoding helix-turn-helix transcriptional regulator, which yields MNAKERLEALSQFLIAHRARLQPGDVGLPAGSRRRTPGLRREEVAQIANVSTTWYTWLEQGREIKMSVQVLERIAYALKLNEDERQYMFMLALEQPAPAAVVDSPPAISPALHRILSELRECPAIVFDRRCHIVGWNQAAATVFLDFERIPAEERNMIWLLFTRKELKALAANWNEFVRGFLGMFRAFYGQYAGDNWYSDFIQKMLDTNPEFKTFWNHNDVSSAPKVLVEFRHAKVGKMLFDLTTLHVQGPTDLRCSVYTPAPESETEQKLRGLMRRITESKENILR from the coding sequence TTGAATGCGAAAGAACGTTTAGAAGCCTTATCTCAATTTCTCATTGCCCATCGCGCTAGGCTTCAGCCGGGAGATGTGGGGCTGCCGGCCGGCTCGAGAAGGAGAACCCCGGGACTTCGCCGGGAAGAAGTAGCCCAAATTGCCAACGTAAGCACGACCTGGTATACATGGCTGGAGCAGGGCCGCGAGATCAAAATGTCCGTTCAAGTGCTCGAACGCATCGCTTATGCGCTAAAACTCAACGAAGACGAGCGGCAGTATATGTTTATGCTGGCTTTAGAACAGCCTGCTCCTGCAGCGGTAGTGGACAGCCCTCCGGCGATCAGCCCCGCCTTGCATCGGATTTTGAGCGAGCTACGCGAGTGTCCGGCCATTGTATTTGATAGAAGATGTCATATCGTAGGCTGGAACCAGGCTGCGGCAACAGTTTTTCTCGATTTCGAACGTATTCCCGCGGAAGAGCGCAATATGATCTGGCTGTTATTCACACGTAAAGAGCTCAAGGCATTGGCCGCCAACTGGAATGAATTCGTTCGGGGCTTCCTTGGCATGTTTCGAGCCTTCTACGGCCAGTATGCCGGGGATAACTGGTATAGTGACTTTATCCAGAAGATGCTGGATACGAATCCAGAGTTCAAAACCTTTTGGAATCACAATGATGTTAGCTCCGCCCCCAAAGTACTGGTTGAATTTCGGCATGCGAAGGTTGGAAAAATGCTGTTTGACTTGACTACGCTGCACGTACAAGGGCCGACGGATTTACGCTGCAGCGTATACACACCGGCTCCCGAAAGTGAAACGGAGCAAAAGCTGCGAGGCTTAATGCGCAGAATAACCGAAAGCAAGGAAAATATACTAAGGTAA
- the fabF gene encoding beta-ketoacyl-ACP synthase II, protein MKRVVITGMGVLTPLGNDVETFWDKLVQGKSGISFIESFDSSDYKSNIAGSIKDFDPEATVGRRDVRRMDRYCQFAVAAAKMALEDASLVIDDTNAERIGVYIGSGVGGIQTILDNYRTLLQRGPGRVSPTVVPMMIANMAAAQVSIIYGAKGPVLAPVTACATGNNAIGEAFKLIQRGGADAVIAGGAEASVTDLALAGFGNATALAGRTDAPEKASRPFDAQRSGFVSAEGAGVHVLESLEHAERRGARIHAELIGYGSTADAYHIVATDPEGAGAYRAMAIALEDAGLAAEEIDTINAHATSTPAGDLSETMAIKRLLGKKSDQVPITANKSMIGHMLGAAGGVEAVGLIKSLQEGVIPPTINLDNPDPQCDLDYVPLQARKADVRVGLSNSFGFGGHNAVLIFKRYE, encoded by the coding sequence ATGAAGCGAGTTGTAATTACAGGCATGGGGGTTCTGACACCTCTTGGCAATGATGTGGAGACATTCTGGGACAAACTGGTTCAAGGAAAATCAGGCATCTCTTTCATTGAATCGTTTGACAGCAGCGACTATAAATCCAATATTGCCGGCAGCATCAAAGACTTTGATCCCGAAGCGACTGTAGGGCGACGCGATGTGCGGCGGATGGACCGCTACTGTCAATTCGCCGTCGCAGCTGCCAAAATGGCGCTGGAGGACGCCTCACTTGTGATCGACGATACGAATGCGGAGCGCATCGGCGTCTATATCGGCTCAGGTGTCGGCGGCATCCAGACGATTCTGGACAACTACCGGACACTTCTGCAGCGCGGTCCAGGACGGGTGAGCCCTACCGTGGTGCCGATGATGATCGCCAATATGGCTGCAGCCCAGGTCAGCATCATCTACGGCGCCAAGGGCCCGGTCCTCGCGCCGGTGACTGCTTGCGCGACCGGCAATAACGCCATCGGCGAGGCGTTCAAGCTGATCCAGCGCGGAGGCGCCGATGCTGTCATTGCCGGCGGAGCCGAAGCGTCGGTCACCGACCTCGCGCTCGCCGGCTTCGGCAATGCGACGGCGCTGGCCGGCCGCACGGACGCGCCGGAGAAGGCGAGCCGCCCGTTCGACGCGCAGCGCAGCGGCTTCGTCTCCGCCGAAGGCGCGGGCGTGCACGTGCTCGAGTCGCTCGAGCATGCCGAGCGGCGCGGTGCACGTATCCATGCCGAGCTCATCGGCTATGGCTCAACTGCGGACGCCTACCACATTGTGGCGACCGACCCGGAAGGCGCGGGAGCGTACCGCGCCATGGCTATTGCGCTGGAGGACGCCGGTCTCGCCGCTGAGGAGATCGACACGATCAACGCTCATGCGACGAGCACGCCGGCAGGCGACCTGTCCGAGACGATGGCAATCAAGCGGCTGCTTGGCAAGAAGAGCGATCAAGTGCCGATCACAGCGAACAAATCGATGATCGGCCATATGCTAGGGGCAGCCGGAGGCGTGGAGGCCGTAGGGCTGATCAAATCGCTGCAGGAGGGCGTCATTCCGCCGACGATCAATCTCGACAATCCGGATCCACAGTGCGATCTGGATTATGTCCCGCTTCAAGCAAGAAAGGCAGACGTTCGTGTTGGCTTATCCAATTCCTTCGGCTTTGGCGGACATAATGCCGTGCTTATCTTTAAGCGGTACGAATAA
- a CDS encoding helix-turn-helix domain-containing protein produces the protein MYFYDKLKDMRKLKGFTIRELADRSGVSAAYISQLENGNRGIPSPDVLMKLSEGLNTSYSELMEIAGYLESAQPIPPDYRRSPVNLRRFLRENELMFDGIILSEDDKEWIERMLTALFWKERQSQETPNT, from the coding sequence GTGTATTTTTATGACAAGCTAAAAGATATGCGCAAATTAAAAGGATTTACGATCCGGGAACTAGCCGACCGTTCCGGCGTCTCCGCGGCGTACATCTCCCAACTGGAGAACGGAAACCGCGGCATACCTTCTCCCGATGTATTGATGAAGCTCTCTGAGGGGCTGAATACCTCCTACTCTGAGCTCATGGAAATCGCTGGATATTTGGAATCGGCACAGCCGATTCCGCCTGATTACCGCCGAAGCCCAGTTAATTTACGCCGATTTCTCCGTGAAAATGAGCTGATGTTTGACGGGATCATCTTGTCGGAAGACGACAAAGAATGGATTGAGCGAATGCTGACCGCCCTATTTTGGAAAGAACGTCAGAGCCAAGAAACACCAAATACCTGA